The window tttgtcTCAAAGATCTTTTGGAAATACGATTATGCTTGAAATGATAAATTCCAGGTAAAatctaaaataaaaacatagaCAAAAAATAAATGACCACAACCAATAGTTGCTACATAAAATATAATGATAGATGTTGCTTTATAAGAATAAATTTAGAAGACGATTAAAAATTGAACCAAAGTATATGATAACATTTACAGCTTTCCAAATGATATGGCCAAATATCACTACATAGCATACAATTCATATTGCAAATATGTAAGTAAAATAGTAGGATTACCCTACCCAGAAATTAGGCTAATTGACTACAGCTTTGATTATATGTAATCAGACAACTAATAATAAGTTTGTGCATTGAGCTTTGAAACACAGTTATCTACAAGACCTGGTTATGTTACTGAGATTCCGAAACCAATGTAAGTTGAGTACGGTGTGAACTCGGAATCTGGTGATTGAAAGATGACTGCTTTGATCACTAAGTCACATCACTAGACAAATATTTAATCAGACTAGACAACATGAGCCAAAggaaataaaactaatttatgtAATACTACCGCTATTTGTCAGAACTATTAAAACTAGTTTTTGATTTCACTAGGATAATAAAAGACAACATTCAAGAGCTTAAAAGACTATAATAGGGAATAAAATGTTACTCATTTCACTTCTAAATGTTCAATTTTAGATTATATAAGACTAGCGAAACTAGATTTGATCATGAACAATTTACTAAAAGCGTATAAGAAGTTTCACTGGCCTAATACTTTATTTTGTCCCTCTAATCTTTTCATTTTGACATTAACTTATTATAGTACACCTGTTTCGGGTAAAGGAGCTTGAAATTGATAGCTGAACAATCTGATCAGATTGATTCCCTTAATGcctaaaaataaaaaaggaataAATATAACGGTGGGTATGTGTGTGCATGTCATATTATGTGAAGATCTAGAAATTACCGACCATTCTCGTGATCAGAACACGACAAGTCTGACACCTTAAATGATCATCTTAACTTTAGTCTTTAACACTGTCTCCACTTGGCAGTGACATGTTATAAAATAGTGAGAGATAACACAAGTCTTCAGTGTTCGAGTCATTAGGAGAGAATCTACCTAAGAGAACTGATAAACACTGATTAAAAACCAGTGATGCACATTAACTTCGGGACTTCGAAGAGGTAAGCGATTTATGTGTGACTTGGTCGCCTACTACCGTCAGAGTAAGTAATCTGAAGTTCTGTACGCGTTTATCCTGGGATCCTGGGACGCTAGTACCGAAACATAAAGCTGACAGCACTACCCTAAGCCTATGAGTCAAACCTTCACTAGTCGATTTACACTAGGCACCATTTATTAGGTATTTAGAAAACCTCAATTACACTAGGACGTAACTAACTGAAGTAGCTATGTCTTTTCATATTCTCTACCTATGATTTAACATAATGCAGCAGGGATGCAACGACGGGTGATATGCTCTGGACTGGGTGATTCGACGAGATACACTTAACAAACTTTTTGGGTTAGGAGATTTTCGAACAAACAAGCGTGAGTAATTGTTCATCATCACTGTAACAGAATTACGGCAAACGAAAAGTTATGTTCAAACATATTTGCAACTATTAATTGACACATAAAACAATACTTGCTTCCTTAGACCTAAACTATTGATGAAATTCAACAAGAAATGAAGTCAAAGCACCatgataataaattttaaagttaagaacgagtacattaaataaaatgaaaaatgaaattttaatacTAAAATCCTTGTTAATATGCTGTTGGATCATAGTACTAATAAAATAAACGCCGACTATTGTAACCAAAATGCACTTACAAACAGCTGTTTGTAAGATTTCCTAAAACCCAAGGATTAATTTCGTAAAAAATTCCTCATGATTATAATGACGACGCCGTTTTCAGAAGATAACTACgttttgtgatatatatatatatatatatatatatatatatatatatatatatatatatatatatacaacttgaaaacattaattttacaaacaaaagtaaattaataataaaaatgtatacGATCTGCTAGACAACTAATGCTTGTCCCAAGGAGACGGAATGAAAAAAAATCCTAGTTTACACCCGTCTGTGTAATCGCTTGTCATTCCCATTTTGACTGATAAGAGAAAAGCTACCGGAATTTATTGGGTATGTTGTTGGGGTTTCAATAGGATTCAGTTCTTGGTTTACTAACACATTTGCAACACCTCCCTACTGTTTCTAAACCCAGTATAAGGAGTTTCATATTTTCTAAACTACGTCAAATAAAGAAGTCTTTACACAGAGCTTTATATGAAGGACTATGTTTTAAGACGATGTAGTGGATTCACGATTAAACTCTTATACATCAAACAAAACAGGCCCATTGAGTATGATCTGAGTGGGATAGGTAGTGGAAAATCCAACCTACAATTAAAAGCCGGTTTTCCCAGAAGAGATTATAATTTTTTAGTTGACTGAAGACTTTTTCGATGAACACATTACGAAGTCATTTCGTATTTATAAAAAAGCTTGGATGTATGGATAGCCAAGATTCTGAATAGAAATTTATCGAGCCCATGGACATTTCTTCACCTGTAACATAAATCTGCTCATGTATATCGTACAAAAGCTGCCGGATGTTAATCATATGCACATGAAAAAATTTTTTGCCTACAACTTAAAATAAATTGCACAATTTTTCTCGGTGTTGATAGCCCATAACGTGGTTACCACTTACCTCTCCAAGATATAGAAATCCGTATTTTTCGGCTATAGCACGCGCAGCCTTTTCACCTCCTTTGATTTCTACAGCCCAATATGGAGTATACAGTGCTTTTCTTTTGTTATGAGATAAGTCAGATAGCTCAGGTGTGATTGGAACACTTTGTTTTGGtatagtttgattgtttgtagCGCAACAACAAAGTCTGACAGTGATGAAAATTATACAAACAAGTGAgcatattttataaatttgaaGAGAACGAGTAAGGTTCGGTGGGTAAGATAGGAATATATATTCCATTGTAAATTTCGTGAATCATAATATTAATCACAAGCATAGCTTTAGTTCATTTCTTCACTAATAGAATTTCTAGTATACTAGGAGCGAATAAAACAAGAGACGATGTGACCTTCTCATTGATTGGAGCTGAATCTACAGAACGTTAAACAATTGGTTAATTTGAACAACTTGAAATAAAAGTTGTCCTAACCAGTGATTACTTAATTTTATATGATGAAGAGCTCAAAGGTTCACAGTGTTTATTATACATTTGGTGACACTTAAGATATTTCTCTTTCTGATACTATAGGTGGATGAAATTAcacttcagtagatcttgtttATTTGTCTTTGTGAAAAATGGACCATTTGGCAACACTAGCGGCTATTACTCCATGGACTTGTGTGCAACAGTCACAAAAGATAATTCTGGAAGAGGGACGGATGATGCTTTCAAAAATGATAGGGGTATTGTCCATGGATTTAGATTTCTAATATATCCCGTGTTCttaatttcaataacaatcaaaactagTTCATACCCTGGTCAGTCTATATCACCTCAATAGTCTGTGACATACACGTCAAAATGTTCCGTCTGAATTCCTCCAGGGGGCTTATAGAGAACTTTCTACGGACTCAAACCTATGATCAAGTCACGAATCCGTAAAGATGAAAGACAGATCTTTCTAAAGTCGTTAGCTGATTTTTTTAACCATAAAaagtttgtttcattttatcaaACGGAGCCAAACTCCTGTCTTACCTTCTTCCCTCCCTTTTCCTCTTCCTATTTCAATATCTGTTTAAGTAAACGAATGTCTGAATTAAATTCATCCTGATAAATCCGTATTTCGCTTGATATCATTCGGTATTTCGAACTGGTTTAGTCATGGTGTAGTAAATAGGAAATAAACGGAGGATTTATACTCGcgaaatattcattcattcatgtgAATCGGGGTCAGATCAACGGGCTACTGAATTAATGGGTCAACATAAAATGGTGGACTACTGAAGATGTCAAGtgtatttgaagttagacaacgtCTTAACCGTGACCTCCTTTATGATCAAAGTATGCCAACCCAGTCAAGTCAGAAATGAAATAGTTTGCAGATATGTTTGGAGGGCTATCTGTATGTTTGGTCTGAGCTAGCTGGTAGTTGAAAGGAGTGTGTAAAACGACGTATCCACTAGTGACTTGGTATGGATGCGTGATCAAGTGCCTTTATCtaagtgagtccattaaaaataatacatacagcatcaaatgtcgaagactttaatagctattgattttgaggatttatttaccgctacactacCATGTCGTTTTGACCCTCAATAAGCTTTCAAAGTTCATGCGAAAGTCGCTTTACATAAAACTCatacatttgtttgtttatttttcagcCCGGCTAAATTGGATTGATGAAGAGAAAAGTTCTTGATTATGACCACTGTCTGAAGGTATTCAATCAAGCATCGGTACCATACAATATCCCAATCATACTCGAACCACCTGCCTATTCCAGACAGCCACCATTAATATTACATCTTTTTAACATCAAATATACATATTTCCACTCATCAATGCCTTCCTCCCTGCTTGTTTTCGGGATAACCTGTTTAAACATACTTGCGAACCGTTATTGTCCAAATCCATTTCATGCAGTATGTCTTCAACCCTAAACATTTTAAATTCTGTTATCAAAATTGGTTCAGTCTGTGCAATTGATCAGTGCGGTATGGCTCGGCCATGAAGGCGTGGTCATTCTGTATAACCCATAATTTtccattttaaatatattaatttttccCTTGCTGAAATGTGCTCATCATATTTGCTTAACATCACATTTCTGACTGTCGCGTAGGATGAGTCAGTATAGATACTGATTTGACTTTCACGCAAAATCCTCTAGATGAGGTATTCACATCATCACAAATCAACGACTTTGAGACTGAGTTTATCTTTATGGTGGCAGACATAAATGTACTGATAATGGAACTTTCTATAATTCTACaaggtaataatgtacattcaAATTATAACAAAATTAATAGTCGTCATTTGCCCGAATATTTTGTTTTCGTTTCGATCGGGTGATAGAGCCTAAACAGTTATTCTTCAAGCAAAACTGATTTAGCTTGAAGGTCATGGCGTTAAATTCACACACAGTACTTGTACAAAGACAATGGCTTTCCGCTAACCAATGGCATAGTAGTCTTTATTTGACTAATAACTTCATGAAAATGGGATAACGACGGGGATTAGTGAGTAAGTCCTTTTTGCTATTTATCTAAACTCGTGCTGTCACTCGCCAGATAGCCATGATTAAACAAAGGCATAATAATGAGATAAACTTCTGCCGTTCTGTTCAGTCCATGATAAGAAATTCGTGTGATAACAAAAACTAATTACCTGACATCACAGGCAGCACAGATGGTGAATATAACAGGCATATAACTACACCATAAGTATTGGAAGACTGAACACAAAATTAGTCGTAACGCAAGGACAGTTATACAGAGTAACTTTATAGACATCCGACAAAAGTTTACAAGAAAACATATATACACAGTAATCCAAGTGTCTAGCACTTAGGCAATGAAATATAGACAAACAATTCTTCTAATGTCTTGTAAAAACTCGTAACATTCGCTCCTTCATAgcatacttgtacctttttctTGACGTACGTAGGGTTGGAGCATAAGTATATTGGGGTATTGGTTTCTCAACTTCCCTGCATCCTTCTCCAGTAACTTAATATTTTTCATACATTCCTTCTTTGTGGACCATGGAAGAGAGATTCATGGTTTCAACAATGTTGTCCAGTTTGGGTATATTTTGGTGATTCTTAAATGCAGATTGCCAATAACTTTAAAAACATTCTCCCGGAAATATTTCTCTATTAACGATTCTGTATTTCTAAATTTTCGCACATTTACTTTCCAGAAGTTTGGACTGGCTAAActtgacaaattgtttttggtAGTGATCCGTCATACAGTGGTACGATTCATCTATTTCAAGCTTCACCAATGTAAAACCGAAAATTCTATACCATTGCCGCGAATTCTGGAGGTCAATTGAAACACGTTGAATGCAGTTCGTACAATCTCACTAGAACAAAGTACACACTAAGCTGACTAACACTGCTGATAAAACAGGCAATAACAATGCCATGAAAATTCAAAAGCAAACTACTTAAATAAATCGTATAAACCTTGAATATGAGGGGATGAACAAAGGGTTTttgtcatattaaatatattcagAGGATTTTTAAGAAAAGCACATTTACAAAGACAACAATTGACAAGCCAACACCAAAAATCTCACCGAGTAACACAAAAGTTTCTCAGACACAATTGTAGTTCATCCTAGTGACAGCGTGTTCGGAAGGATTGGCAGGATCTACATCATCATGCTTACCCTCCCCTCTTACATTATGGTGCTATTCATCAGTTGTAGTCTTCAGTAGAACAGAGTGTACAGATATCTGTTTTAGTAACACTATCCTTTTTCAGCGTCGCTACTTCCGCAGTCCTATGACCATTAACGTTCTTATAAAGTTTGTCGGCTCCTATAGGCCATCAACCTCAGCACAATAGCCACCAAATCACCTTTCACAAAGCCGCGACGCTTCACCGAATGTTTTAACGGTTTTCCATGAGTGGTAAGTATCCTCTTACCCATCTTTTCCAAATTTTATCCGCGAAGTATCAATAACTTATCTGTAGTGCCTGCATATTTATCGTTACTACTGTTTTCTTTCGTAATTTCAGCACCTCCTGGTAATGACAAACTGTTCAGATAAAAGGCTAGCCAGTTATCAACATCCTATGTAGCGGGAGACATAAGGTATTTATCTAACCTGGTTTTCACTTCCGTTTGATAACCGAACAAAGTTTACCTATTTCAGATTTACTCGCTAGTCATCATCAGTAACATAGAGCATTCTTTCTTCCCATAAAAACTCATCTTTTATACAGCGCACTCATGCTATTTTTCAGGCATAACCACCAATTTACAACATCGATTGAAAAATTAGATGGTGACTTCGTAGTACTATTGAAAAGAACAAATCGGCAAGATTATAAAACAGAATTTTCACAGAGTGGTGAATCGGTTTGTGTGATAGAAGAATTTGATGGGTTTACAATTGTTGAACAGACTTAAAAGGGATTCTGATATAATCGCGACCTTGATTTGAGCGTGTATTACGTATATTACATAAGTTTAGGTAGAAGatgatgacaaagtggttgaatGTATTTCTCCTCGCAACACGACTCTTACCTTAGCTAATCCTatgagtattcatggaactaccaattgcgatttatgctctaacctgcttcactatgatgactctgagtttcttattctttcgttcaatgcctgctctctgtctaataaaattattcattttaaaactcttttattccttgtaaatccaaccatGGTATttattacggaaacgtggtgtagttcatctatatccgatcattccttgaatgtagataactacgttttctttagaaccgatagatgttatggaataggaggcagtacaattatctatgtccgttcagacattcaagcgtgcaaatttgaggataaatcccttgatgctatagacgactccacttgggttactgtaaactgtggatcccaaaattatttacttgtgGGATGCACATATagaccacctcatgcggatactaagtttaacaaattactaacaaacatatttccattgcttcgcaccaaccgcatgcttttaaaatcatcggaggtgattttaatctgccaaaaattacatggggcttgactccggtaccaggtcgatataacaagctagttgaaacattagagatttgtggatgggttcaacaggtccgaaGACCAACCAGAgggaataatacacttgatttaatgttcacaatcaacatagactctatctcaatacataccagtcatgagttttttatgagtgaccatagagttgtattgagtattattcactctttaaacgccatacaattgaactctaaagcttcattgatgtaccaaagcagacattttgatcaacaaacatggaaacggactggagctctcattcaatgtttaccatgggaaacttattttaccacgaataatgttgacattgcgctttccaatctataccacaacctgatatattgtcttgactgcactgctccagttattgaccgtgtggcttataatgctaataggggccaaaataattttaaaagaaagctgaggaaattaaaatgccgctactacgagcagaatgatgtgtatacacttcagagtatacttaaattaatcaacagaaatgcttcatctaaacgtaaatattttatgaatatagaaaataaagctctacgtagtaaaagcccagaattatcaatacttcggctttttaaatcccgtgtaaagtcaaattcccttggcacgactaaattcttcatagttaacggaagcattgttaacgacccgaatactatatgtgaacaattcagcaagcacttctcgcagtgctacaaaactggaactgaaaactccatcattacatttccaatgctgacatccagacatctgtcggaaattgattttacaccctccaacatcaagcaggccatagctgccctgaaaaagtcttatgatggtggacctgacgggataacttcatcatttgtgaaatatggaagtagagaatttccactattttgtttgaaacttttcaatctatctatggaatatgggacctatccatctgtatggaaaacatcccttatcacccctagattcaaaacaggatcacgtagtgatattgtTAACTATAGGACAATTAATTtaacatccgtgctctcaagagcCATGGAAAAGATCATCCACAAACAACTATTaacatttttactttcggctagtctgatcagcccatcccaacacgggtttatgactaaacgctcatgttttACATCGCACCTtgagttttttgatcaaattacccagaaaagagatgtgggtcagtcagtgataattctttacttcgattttagtaaggcttccgacagtgtctcacacaaacttcttcttttaaaactctcttcagtTGGCATACaaaatccccttttatcttgactcaaatcttttttagaagaacgtagccaaatcgtccGCTTtcgatcttgctactctaaacctgtgaatgtaaccagtggggttatacaaggaagtgtggttggtccattactctttctcctttttatcaatgacgtgtgtttcctctttcagtatggtaagcctttcctttttgctgatgacctgaaagcagtttattcattctcttctcccgcgaaagaaagctatatttcagcggtaatccaagaggaaataaacaagttgtacgaatgggcTGTTTCGTGaaaatatgccacttaatgttgacaaaagtggatttattcacattggtcgctgccttaacttaaatctgactttacacacacatacactcaaacctctcaacactgttcgtgacctgggtttaagatatagcaacagtctgaacttttctgaacacattatatctcaagtatccaaagctagaaagctcatcggattgatattgataaacttcaataatatcgaatcgagattgttactatacagaaaatgtgtcttacccattcttgaatatggtattttagtttacagtaattgtagacataatgacctgattagaattgaaggtgttcaaagaaagttcaccaaagctgttctggggtattccgataacaaagactattaccaaagatgtcaacaactcagcttagaacctctttggatcagacgtatcaaattaaatcttgtctttatctaccggcttattaacggtttttcctactcttcggtatccaccccttcatatcttatgatatcatcccacaatctacgcaataaggagaatattctagcgatcccaagaacccacacaaacttacgtcagaattttttccttattcgctactcaaccatgtggaacagactgccagtgaacctccgttgcagtgaaactacaacccggttcaaaagtctccttgacgattttctttccgaaagtggattatgtcacctattgaatatcaatgtattcaataatgatttatacaaacaaggtccgtcatccatttaattgcttgaaaagcaaaataaaacctttaaatctttccacgtctattttattttatttctatttatcttaatatataaaatctgcttatgttcgtgtttatcattatttccattattaatatcattagatattctttttatatcttcttatccttctaaacatatttaactccagattgtcccttgaaatcaattttgactttcgtagcatcaatcttaattattattgcacaaatatttataccaaTATCctggtttcactctgtatactattacataaatctaaatgtattcatccgagtgctttaacggatttttattttattttttcaattgctggtttccttgtgaggttgatattcaaaacttttcactaagtgttcacttcttttctctctcttctttccttctaaatgaatattattcttaagattacgaagtttgtaattaaaacaataacttgtgttacatttaaattaaattctcagacccgttttatcttcactatgcatatatgactcatacatattgatattttattatccttttcatttaattgtaactttcatagcatcactctaaactataactgcacaaacatttattctggcgtcatatcttactgcaattataagttattttttcttaattattttttgttactaatttaacgatatatacatagtcgtttgttcttgttttatgttcataaacacgccaattaaactgtttgcgtatttcacgtctcttttatttctattcccttattttctccatttccttctttgaactcaattcaatattcttctcaattacacagaaccgatttattattattaatattctattattattactctgaatttttttttaaatatggcaagtataatgctaacattattgaaacttgtgtattattgcattttttgaagaaacccgaaatggtttcctcacaacacttatgtacccataagatgtttgtgaataataataataataagacctGCAGCTGCCAGTTACAAACACGTTACTGGTAGAATAAAATGGGAAGGCTAGGAGCAATAAGACTAATGGCTAAAAATGGTCCATAAAACCCGATTCCTTGCAATCGAACAAACTGATGTATATTTAATTAGTCAGCTTTCACTTAAAGAAAATAACATTAAAGAAGCCACATATATTGTGAAGAAAGAAAATAAGCAGGTCTATATTGACAGAAAATCATTTAAAGTGTATGGCGAGAAACGTATTTGCGATAACATAGACGTAGTGAGAAAACGTAAAGTGCTTGGATACCTGAACCACTCTACCATTATTATAAGCATTTATTTATCGcgtttattttctatttttattaagCGCAACCCTCTGAAGGCCAGTTCAGTGTTCTGAGTCTTGACAAATCGGCGAAAGCCTGAAAATATAATTCTACAAGGTGGCAAGCGCAAGCGAAGCTATAAGTTCCATGCCTAATTAGGAAGCATGTTTTTTCGAATTGCGTGTTACGTGCATGTCGGACAGTTGAAACTTATCGAGTTTAGACTAAGTGTGGCAACACTGGAATAGCACTGAACCCTAGCTGCATGTAGACTCAAGCTGAATACTCTATGACTCAAGAGATTCACTCTTGAGCATTGAGTGGTGTGCCTATTAAATACGACGTCAGCGGTAGCTGAGCGGCGTAGTGAGCAATCTCAAATAAATATCTGTCTGAAAACTactggattaataataataatgataatttattctcaaataacagtttgttacatgaggcatgccagttaaCAGGCAAGAAAAATTTTTTACGAATGATACAATTTTCACTGTAGCaaattactcagctgggttaatattttataagatatgaatttaGATAGTTTAATTCAGTACCACAGTTAGCGCGCTTCGTGAAGGTTGCGTTGCGACGTGCAACTGATTGTCGAGAATAGATCCATTGAATTTGAGGGCCTCTAGAAACTGCAACCTTATATCCCTCTGCAATATCTGAGGCTTCGATGATGGCGCAGGACGAAATCACCCGCTCCATAACTGTAATATCCCAAGGGGGCTGAAAAAGGGTGCAAGAAAAAGAATGGACGAGAAACAGAGCAGACATTGTTCATGAAGGAATGGTTAAGGTATGACTActgaatatatttttctttcatttgtatttgttaAGCAAGAGCATTCCGATAGTCTAgagaaaataagtgtaaacaagTCACGAGTGGATAAACAACTGAAAAATGGaggtggtt of the Schistosoma haematobium chromosome 4, whole genome shotgun sequence genome contains:
- the FUR1_1 gene encoding Uracil phosphoribosyltransferase, synthesizes UMP from uracil, variant 2 (EggNog:ENOG410V47P~COG:O), whose product is MEYIFLSYPPNLTRSLQIYKICSLVCIIFITVRLCCCATNNQTIPKQSVPITPELSDLSHNKRKALYTPYWAVEIKGGEKAARAIAEKYGFLYLGEILPGIYHFKHNRISKRSLRQNNYYHDQLANDEQCHQCHLSQI